The DNA window GAGCTGGCACCGGAACCCGAGGAAGGCCTCATCCTCGGCGTCCTCGGCGCGGGCGCGCAGGCGCGCTGGCAGACCCGCGCGATCGCGACGGTCGCCGATCTCGCCGACGTGCGGATCCACTCGCCGTCCGACTCGCGGGTGGCGTGTGCCGCCGACCTGAGCGACGAGGGGATCCCGGCGCGCGCGGTCGACTCCCCGAGGGAGGCCGTCGAGGGGGCGGACGTGGTCGTGACGGCGACGACCGCGACCGAGCCCGTCTTCCCGCCGGACGCGCTCGGCGAGGGGGCCCTCGTCGTCGCCGTCGGCGCGTTCACCGAGGAGATGCAGGAACTCGATCCGCGCGTCCTCGAGCGCGCCGAGCGCGTGTTCGCCGACGTGCCCGAGGAGGTCGCGGGGACCGGCGACCTCCTCGCGACCGATCTCGACGCGGACGACCTGGTCGAACTCGGCGTGCCCCTCGCGGACGGGTACGTCCGGGAGTCGCCGGAGGGGATCCTGGCCGTGGTGAGCGTCGGGTCCGCGACGCTGGACGCCGCGGCGGGGGAGACGGTCTACCGGGAAGCGGTAGAGACGGGCGACGGGACCGAACTCTCGCTGTAGCGGCGGTCGACGCCGCCGACCGCCGAGACCGCGTCGCCGAGGCGAAACCTGTCGAACATCCGAACAACTTGGCGATTTCTCTCGCCGGGTCGACCATGGTCGGCTCCGTTTTTAATAGCTGATGGTCGGGATCTAGTATCCGAATGCCATCTGATAGCAATGAACTCGTGAATCGTCGTAGGTTCCTGACCGTCGCCGGAAGCAGCGGGATCGTCGGACTCTCCGGCTGCGTGAGCTTCGGCGGCGGCGAGGAGAGCGGCGGCGACGGGAGCGGGGACGGGAGCAGCGGGGACGACGGAAGCGGCGGCGACGGGGGCGGGGACGGGAGCAGCGGGGACGACGGAAGCGGCAGCGACGACGGGAGCGACGACGGAAGCGACGCCCCCGAGACCATCTCGCTCGGTCAGCCCGCGTCGCTGAGCGGGCAGTGGGACTTCCTCCAGCCGGGGGTCTCACAGGCGACCGACGCCGCGGTCGCCCACATCAACGAGGCCGGCGGACCGCTGGACGCGGAGCTGGAAGTGATCCGGCGGGACACCGCCGTCGACCCGCAGGAGGCGCGGACCGTCACGACCCAGCTGATCGAGAACGACGGGGTACCGGCGATCGTGGGCCTCTTCTCAAGCGAGATCAACCCGCTTTGGGACTTCCTCCAGGACTTCGAGGTCCCGATGGTCACCCCGTGGCCGGGGTCGACGTTCCTCGACACTCGCGGCGGGGACAAGGCGACGCCGGAGGACCTCTCGGACGACGAGTGGGTCTGGCGGACCGTCGTCGGCGACACCGTCCACACGAGCGGGAGCGCGGTGTACGCGCTCGAGAACGACCTCGATACCCTCGGCGTGCTCAACGGCACCACCGAGGGCGAGCGCAGCTACGTCGACGGGTTCCTCTCCGTCTACGAGGACAACGGCGGGACGGTCGCCGAGCGGGTGGAAGTCGAGATCGGCGGATCGAGCTACCAGTCGGCGCTCAGCCGGCTCTTCGACGCCGAGTTCGACGCCTTCCTCGTGAGCCTCCCGCTGGAGTCCGCGATCACGGCGCTCTCGGACTGGTCCGACGCGGGGTACGGCCGCCAGCCGATCCTCTCGGACCCGCTGGCACAACAGGAGCTCGTCGACCAGGTCGGCAGCGACATCCACGGCGCGTGGGCCGGATCGCCCGGCCAATCGGGCCCGAGCTACGACACCTTCGAGGGGATCTACTCGGAGGAGGGCGACGCGGCGATCAACGCCTGGACGCCGCCCGCGTGGGACGCCATGCAGGTGATCGCGCTGGCGATCGAGCGGGCGGGCGAGGCGACCCCGGAGGCGATAGAGCGCAACCTCGGGCCGGTCAGCCGTGACGGCGGGACGGAGGTCAGCACCTTCGCCGAGGGGAAGGAGGCGCTCGCCAACGGCGAGGAGATCTCCTACCAAGGTGCGGCGACGCCCACGAACTTCACCCAGCACGGCAACGTCTTCGGCAGCGTCACGATAAGCACCGCCGGCGAAAACGGGTTCGAGGCGACGAGCGAGGTCCCGGCCGAGGACATCCGGGAGTACGTCGCCGAAGGCGAATACTGATCCCGATGGGCTTGCTTCAGGAAGCCATCTTCGGGATCGTCACCGGGTCGTACATCGCGATCGCCGCGATCGGATTCACGCTCATCTACGGGATCGTGAACATGATCAACTTCGCGTACGGGGAGTACCTCACCCTCGGCGCGTTCGTCGGCTTCCTCGCCGCGAGCGCGATCCCCCTCCCGTTGCCGGTCGCGGTCGTCGTCGCGATGATCGGCGGCGGGGTCATCAGCATCGTGCTCGCCCGCGGCTTCTTCACTCCCATCAACCACACGGGCCCGGTGCCGATGCTGCTGACGTCGATCGGGCTCGGGATCGCCATCCGCAACGCGATCCGCCTCTTCGGCGGTCGGAGCGCCCGCTACATCGAGACCGAGACGACGACGTTCCGGTTCGACGCGGTTCCCGACGTGCCGATCGGCTCCGTGGACCTGCTCGGCGGCTTCTTCGTCACCTCCGAACACCTGGTCGTGGTCGGCTCCGCCGTCGCGGTCTTCCTCGCCATCCACGCGCTGTTGACGCGGACCGACGTGGGGATCGCGATGCGGGCGATGGGCGACGACGAGAGCCTGGCGCGCGTCCGCGGCATCGACACCCAGCTGATCCGCGACAGCGTCTGGGTGCTGGCGGGCGTCCTCGCCGGGCTCGCGGGCGTGCTCATGGCGATCCAGACGAACGTCAGCTCCACCACGGGCTTCAGCCACATCCTCCAGATACTCTCTGCCGCCATCCTCGGGGGAGCCGGCAGCCCGTACGGGGCGATCATCGGCGCGTACGTCATCGGGCTCGCGCTCGCGCTCTCGACGGCGTTCCTGCCGTCGTCGATGACCGGCCTCTCCTCGGCGGTCGCGTTCGCGATCCTGATCGTCGTGCTGCTCGTCAAGCCGAGCGGGATCGCCGGAACGGAGGTGCGTGAGGCGTGAGCGCCCTCGACCGCCTCCCGTCCGGACGCGGCGACCGCGCCCTGATCGCCGGGGTGGCCTGCCTGCTCGTCGGCGGCCTGTTCGCGTTGACGCCGCTTCAGGCGAACCTGCCGAGCGCGCTGTACGTCTTCGTCGAGGTCGGGATCACGTTCGTGATCTACGGCATGCTCGTGCTCGGGCTCGACCTCCAGTACGGCCACACCGGCCTGGTCAACTTCGGGCACGTGGTCTTCTTCGCGGTCGGCGCGTACGCGACCGCGATGCTGTCGGCGGCGGATCCGTTCGCCGGGATCGGGCTGGGGTATCCGTGGCCGCTCGGGCTCCTGGTGGGCGTGATCGCGGCCGCCCTTCTCGGCCTCGTCGTGAGCGCCACCTCGATCCGGCTCCGCGACGACTTCCTCGCGATCGTCACGCTCGCGACCGCGGAGATATTCCACTCGATCTTCGTCAACTTCGAGGGGGTCTTCGGCGGGAACGTCGGGATCCTCGGCGTCCCGCGGCCGATCGCCGGGCTCGTCGGCGACGCCGACACGCGGCTCATCGCGACGATCCTCGTGTTGGGCGGGCTCACGCTGATCACGCTCGCGGCCGTCACCCGGCTCACCGACGCGCCGTACGGGCGCGTCCTCCGGGCGATCCGGGCCGACGAGTTGGTGACGCGCTCGGTGGGCAAGTCCACGATCGTCTACAAGACGCAGGCGTTCGTCTACGGCGCGGCGCTGGCCGGCCTCGCCGGCGGGCTGTTCGCGCTGTACAACGGCGCGGTCGCGCCCGGCTTCTTCACCATCCAGGTGACCGTGACGATCTGGATCGGAATGTTACTCGGCGGCGCGGCGAACCACCGCGCGGTGCTCGCCGGCCTGGCGATCATCATGGGGCTGCGGCTCGTCTCCCGGTTCGGGCTGAGCGTGACGCCGGTTCCCGGCGACGTGTTCGCTGCCCTCCGGCTCGTCGTCGTCGGCCTGATACTGATCGCGGTGATCCGGTTCCGCCCCGCGGGGATCTGGGGCGACCCGCAGGAGCTGGGGGTGGACCAATGAGTCTCCTCTCCGCGGAGGGACTCGTCAAGGACTTCGGCGGCCTGCGCGCGATAGACGGCCTGTCCGTCTCGATCGACGAGGGGGAACTCGTCGGCGTGATGGGGCCGAACGGCGCGGGGAAGTCGACGTTCTTCAACTGCGTCAGCGGCGTCATCCCCCCGGACGACGGGACCGTCACCCTCGACGGGACCGACGTGACGGGCGACCCGCCCGAGTCGCTGGCACACCGCGGGCTGGTGCGGACCTTCCAGAACACCCGCGAGCTGGAGACGATGACCGTCCGCGACAACGTCCGGCTCGCCGCGCCCGACCAGCCGGGCGAGCGGACCCTTCCCGCGCTGATCCGGAGCGGATCGATGCGTGAACACGAGGAGTCGGTCCGCGAGCGGGCCGACGAGCTGATCGAGACGTTCGAGCTCGACCACCTCGCCGACGAGTACAGCAGCAACCTCTCGGGCGGCCAGCGGAAGCTGCTCGAGCTCGCGCGGACGCTGATGCTCGACCCCGAGGTGTTGCTCCTCGACGAGCCGTTCGCGGGCGTCAACCCGACGCTGACCCGCGACATCGCGGACCGAATCCGGGACCTCAACGCGGAGGGCATGACGGTCGTGATCATCGAACACGAACTCGAGACGCTGACCGAACTCGTCGATCGGCTGATCGTCCTCCGGCAGGGACGGCTGCTCGTCGAGGGCGAGCCGGAGGCGGTGCTCGAGGACGAGCGCGTCATCGAGGCGTACCTCGGGGGTGACGCCGAATGAGCCTGCTCGAGGTGATCGACCTCGACGCGGGCTACGGCGACCTCCGGGTGCTCTCCGGGGTCGACATCCGCGTCGACGACGGGGAGTACGTCACGATCGTCGGCCCCAACGGCGCGGGGAAGTCGACGGTGATGAAGGCGATCGTCGGGCTCGCGACGTGTCAGGGCGGATCGATCGAGTACCGCGGGACGGACATCGCCGGGATGGATCCCGAGGAGGTCGTTCGCGAGCGGATCGGCTACGTCCCCCAGTCGGACAACGTCTTCCCGACGCTGACCGTCGAGGAGAACCTCCGGCTCGGCGCGTACGTGCTCGACGAGGTACCCGAGGACCGGAAGCGGGACGTCTACGACCGGTTCCCGGCGCTCGCCGACCGGACGGACGAGAACGCCGGCTCGCTGTCGGGCGGCCAACAGCAGATGCTCGCGATGGGGTGTGCGTTGATGCTCGATCCCGACGTGCTGCTCTTGGACGAGCCGAGCGCTGGCCTCGCGCCCGACCTCGTCGACGACATGTTCGACCGGGTCGACGAGATCAACGACGCCGGCACCACGGTCCTGATGGTCGAGCAGAACGCCAAGGAGGCGCTTCGACGCTGTGACCGCGGCTACGTGCTCGCCAACGGCGAGAACCGCTACGAGGACGACGGCGACGCCCTCCTCGGCGACGAGGAGGTTCGCCGGGAGTTCCTCGGCGGGTAACGTCGGTAACGACGATAACGGCGGTACCGGCGGCGATACGGCTCGTGCGACGCGCCGTTTCTATTCTTTCACCGCGACGAACCCGAGATAGCGACGGCCCACCGGGTGTGTCACCGGAGCCCACTCGACCGGCCGATCCCCGACGGACCCCGACTCGAGGTCCGAGAACCCGGAACCGTCGCCCTCGTATCCGAGGAGGTACGCGACGGGTCGCGGACCGAACTCGTCGAGTCGGTCGGCGAGCCACCCCTCGCCGCGCGGCTCCGCCAACGCGACTGGGAGGTCGGAGTACGTCGCGACGTCGGCCTCGAGGTCGGGGCTCTCCCCGAGTTCCGGGTCGCCGGCGTCGAACGCCGTCTCGAACCTCCCGACCGCGGCGTCGAGGTCGGGAACGCCCAACACGACCGTGTCGACGCCGACGACCGGCGACGAGTCCAGGTCGCCGGTCGGCCGGACCCGGCGCTCCCGCGGGGTCCGGTCACTGATGAGGAACGGGAGCGTCGCGCCCGGATCGCCGTCTCCCAGATAGGTGAGGTCCCACTCGACGAGCGCCCCGTCCTCGCGGGTCCGCTGGTACGCCGAGGGGCCCTCGACGCGGACGCCGCGGTCGCGGAGGTCGGCGCTCGCGGCGTCGATGTCCTCGACGTCGACCGCCCACGCGCAGGGCCCGCCGTTCCCGTGGATGGGACCGTCCCACCACGGCGAGTCGGCGTCGGGCTCCAGCGTCGAGATGAGTTCGAGGTAGCTCCCGTCGCGGAACCCGACGATCGCCATGTGGGTGACGCCGTTGGAGTGGCGACCCCCGTACTCGACCGGGAAGCCGGCCTCGGCGAACGCGTCGACGAGCCGGTCCAGATCCCGTCCCGCGACCGTGACGTGATCGATGCGGAGGTCCATACCGGGAGGCCGGAAGCGACCGGCAAATACGTTCCGGCGACCGCGTCGATCGCGGGGGTCCAGAAACGGGTCCAAAGACGGGTTCCGATCAGAACGGCGCGTCCGGACCCTCCTCCGGGCCGCCTTCGCGCCCGCCGTCCCCGGCGTCCGCGCCGTTCCTGCCGTCCTCGGCGGACGAGGTCTCCAGCTCGTGGCCGCCCTCCTGCCACGCCTCGACCCCGCCGCGGAGGCTCTCGACGCGGGCGTCGGCGGTCCCCTCGTAGCTGCCGATCAGCTGGGCGGCCTGCCTGCTCGCGATCCCGTGGGGACAGACCGTCACGATCCGCTCTGCGCCCTCCAGTTCGGCGACGCGGGTCGTGAGCTCCGGGAACGGGATCGACTCGCTGTCGGGGAGGTGACCCCGGTCGAACGCCCGCTCGTCGCGGATGTCGACGATCCGCACGTCCTCGCCGTCCTCCAGCAGCGCGGCAAGCGCCGCCGGGTCGATCTCGCCGTCCATCACGGGAGCGGGCAGAGGCTCGCCGTGAGCACGGCGCGCGCGTCGGTCTCGTTTCGGGCCCCGTGGACGTCCCCGCGGGCGTTGTGGACGACCGCCGGCGCGGCGAGGCGTTCGGACTCGCCGTCCCGGATCACGGTCGGCTCCCCCTCGAGGACGTGGAAGACGTTCGTCGCGTCCGCGTGCTCGTGCGCGTCGACCTCGCCGCCGGGCGCGAGGACGAACGCCTTCACGAGCACGTCGTCGGTGACGACGAGTTCGGCGGTGGCGACCTCGCCGTCCGCCGGGTCGAGGTCGCCGACCGCGTCGGCGTATCGGTCGAGCGTCATACCCGAGGGGTCGGGCCGCGGGGGTTAAAACGCGTCGGCGGGGGCAGTCACTCGCGCGCGCCCGGCGGCAGCGGGTCGGCGTGGTCCGCGACCGCCTCCGCGACCCGGTGGGGGTCCTCGTGGATCACCCAGTGGGTCGCGTCGTCGATCGTGAGGAGCCGTCCGTCGGCGCAGTGCTCGAGGCTCTCGCCGGCCAGCCGCTTCTCGAGGAACGGGTCGTTCGCGCCCCAGATCACGAGCGTCGGGACCTCGACGCGCGGCGCGTCCGGCTCGGGCCGCTCGCGGACGATGGCCCGGTACCAGTTCACCATCGCCTCGAACGCGCCGTCGCGGTCCCACGCGCGCCGGTACCGGCGGAAGTCGTCCTCGCCGAACGTCCCCGGATCGCTCGTTTCGCGCATGGCCCGCACGCCGATCCGCCAGTTCCCGGCGCGCGCGACCGCCTCCGGCAGCCGGGGGAGCTGGAAGGCAAGCACGTACCAGCTCTTGCGGCGCTGCCGCCAGGAGGTCCGGAGCGCTCGCTCGAAGACGGTCGGGTGCGGGACGTTGACGGCGACCAGTTCGGAGAGCCGGTCGGCGTGGTGGATCGCGAGCCACCAGCCGACGGCGGCCCCCCAGTCGTGGCCGGCGATCGCCGCCGTCTCCCGCCCGTACGCGTCGATCAGTCCGACGACGTCGCGGGCGAGCTCGCCGATCCGGTAGTCCGCGACGCCCGGCGGCTTCTC is part of the Halorubrum aethiopicum genome and encodes:
- a CDS encoding ABC transporter ATP-binding protein; its protein translation is MSLLEVIDLDAGYGDLRVLSGVDIRVDDGEYVTIVGPNGAGKSTVMKAIVGLATCQGGSIEYRGTDIAGMDPEEVVRERIGYVPQSDNVFPTLTVEENLRLGAYVLDEVPEDRKRDVYDRFPALADRTDENAGSLSGGQQQMLAMGCALMLDPDVLLLDEPSAGLAPDLVDDMFDRVDEINDAGTTVLMVEQNAKEALRRCDRGYVLANGENRYEDDGDALLGDEEVRREFLGG
- a CDS encoding ornithine cyclodeaminase family protein → MVLVLSAEEVERSLDLAELVDVVDDALVKQAAGEVERPHRPHFPVGAGLDGDEPAGTGIAMPAYVHGADHYATKLVGVHEGNAERGLPTINAQIALTDARTGLPKAFMAGTTVTNARTGCIGAVSVRELAPEPEEGLILGVLGAGAQARWQTRAIATVADLADVRIHSPSDSRVACAADLSDEGIPARAVDSPREAVEGADVVVTATTATEPVFPPDALGEGALVVAVGAFTEEMQELDPRVLERAERVFADVPEEVAGTGDLLATDLDADDLVELGVPLADGYVRESPEGILAVVSVGSATLDAAAGETVYREAVETGDGTELSL
- a CDS encoding ABC transporter substrate-binding protein, which translates into the protein MPSDSNELVNRRRFLTVAGSSGIVGLSGCVSFGGGEESGGDGSGDGSSGDDGSGGDGGGDGSSGDDGSGSDDGSDDGSDAPETISLGQPASLSGQWDFLQPGVSQATDAAVAHINEAGGPLDAELEVIRRDTAVDPQEARTVTTQLIENDGVPAIVGLFSSEINPLWDFLQDFEVPMVTPWPGSTFLDTRGGDKATPEDLSDDEWVWRTVVGDTVHTSGSAVYALENDLDTLGVLNGTTEGERSYVDGFLSVYEDNGGTVAERVEVEIGGSSYQSALSRLFDAEFDAFLVSLPLESAITALSDWSDAGYGRQPILSDPLAQQELVDQVGSDIHGAWAGSPGQSGPSYDTFEGIYSEEGDAAINAWTPPAWDAMQVIALAIERAGEATPEAIERNLGPVSRDGGTEVSTFAEGKEALANGEEISYQGAATPTNFTQHGNVFGSVTISTAGENGFEATSEVPAEDIREYVAEGEY
- a CDS encoding alpha/beta fold hydrolase; translated protein: MADGSVTDAAEAGPRKVPVDEVPADEIPEGVPGTSRFVETNGVRLHVVEAGPEDGKLLVLLHGFPEFWYGWHETIAPLANDGYRVVVPDQRGYNLSEKPPGVADYRIGELARDVVGLIDAYGRETAAIAGHDWGAAVGWWLAIHHADRLSELVAVNVPHPTVFERALRTSWRQRRKSWYVLAFQLPRLPEAVARAGNWRIGVRAMRETSDPGTFGEDDFRRYRRAWDRDGAFEAMVNWYRAIVRERPEPDAPRVEVPTLVIWGANDPFLEKRLAGESLEHCADGRLLTIDDATHWVIHEDPHRVAEAVADHADPLPPGARE
- a CDS encoding branched-chain amino acid ABC transporter permease, whose amino-acid sequence is MGLLQEAIFGIVTGSYIAIAAIGFTLIYGIVNMINFAYGEYLTLGAFVGFLAASAIPLPLPVAVVVAMIGGGVISIVLARGFFTPINHTGPVPMLLTSIGLGIAIRNAIRLFGGRSARYIETETTTFRFDAVPDVPIGSVDLLGGFFVTSEHLVVVGSAVAVFLAIHALLTRTDVGIAMRAMGDDESLARVRGIDTQLIRDSVWVLAGVLAGLAGVLMAIQTNVSSTTGFSHILQILSAAILGGAGSPYGAIIGAYVIGLALALSTAFLPSSMTGLSSAVAFAILIVVLLVKPSGIAGTEVREA
- a CDS encoding branched-chain amino acid ABC transporter permease — protein: MSALDRLPSGRGDRALIAGVACLLVGGLFALTPLQANLPSALYVFVEVGITFVIYGMLVLGLDLQYGHTGLVNFGHVVFFAVGAYATAMLSAADPFAGIGLGYPWPLGLLVGVIAAALLGLVVSATSIRLRDDFLAIVTLATAEIFHSIFVNFEGVFGGNVGILGVPRPIAGLVGDADTRLIATILVLGGLTLITLAAVTRLTDAPYGRVLRAIRADELVTRSVGKSTIVYKTQAFVYGAALAGLAGGLFALYNGAVAPGFFTIQVTVTIWIGMLLGGAANHRAVLAGLAIIMGLRLVSRFGLSVTPVPGDVFAALRLVVVGLILIAVIRFRPAGIWGDPQELGVDQ
- a CDS encoding VOC family protein; this translates as MDLRIDHVTVAGRDLDRLVDAFAEAGFPVEYGGRHSNGVTHMAIVGFRDGSYLELISTLEPDADSPWWDGPIHGNGGPCAWAVDVEDIDAASADLRDRGVRVEGPSAYQRTREDGALVEWDLTYLGDGDPGATLPFLISDRTPRERRVRPTGDLDSSPVVGVDTVVLGVPDLDAAVGRFETAFDAGDPELGESPDLEADVATYSDLPVALAEPRGEGWLADRLDEFGPRPVAYLLGYEGDGSGFSDLESGSVGDRPVEWAPVTHPVGRRYLGFVAVKE
- a CDS encoding rhodanese-like domain-containing protein → MDGEIDPAALAALLEDGEDVRIVDIRDERAFDRGHLPDSESIPFPELTTRVAELEGAERIVTVCPHGIASRQAAQLIGSYEGTADARVESLRGGVEAWQEGGHELETSSAEDGRNGADAGDGGREGGPEEGPDAPF
- a CDS encoding ABC transporter ATP-binding protein; translation: MSLLSAEGLVKDFGGLRAIDGLSVSIDEGELVGVMGPNGAGKSTFFNCVSGVIPPDDGTVTLDGTDVTGDPPESLAHRGLVRTFQNTRELETMTVRDNVRLAAPDQPGERTLPALIRSGSMREHEESVRERADELIETFELDHLADEYSSNLSGGQRKLLELARTLMLDPEVLLLDEPFAGVNPTLTRDIADRIRDLNAEGMTVVIIEHELETLTELVDRLIVLRQGRLLVEGEPEAVLEDERVIEAYLGGDAE
- a CDS encoding cupin domain-containing protein, which encodes MTLDRYADAVGDLDPADGEVATAELVVTDDVLVKAFVLAPGGEVDAHEHADATNVFHVLEGEPTVIRDGESERLAAPAVVHNARGDVHGARNETDARAVLTASLCPLP